The Thamnophis elegans isolate rThaEle1 chromosome 15, rThaEle1.pri, whole genome shotgun sequence genome includes a window with the following:
- the UBE2D1 gene encoding ubiquitin-conjugating enzyme E2 D1 isoform X2: MGPPDSAYQGGVFFLTVHFPTDYPFKPPKIAFTTKIYHPNINSNGSICLDILRSQWSPALTVSKVLLSICSLLCDPNPDDPLVPDIAQIYKSDKEKIEDHDSSKPAFPVACLQCVLELQLLEFLCVIFFVGILDVAIGLKKAFLSTCIL, from the exons cCTGACAGTGCATATCAAGGAGGAGTCTTTTTTCTTACAGTCCATTTTCCAACAGACTACCCATTCAAACCACCAAAG ATTGCATTCACCACAAAAATATATCATCCAAACATAAATAGTAATGGAAGTATTTGTCTTGATATCCTGAGGTCACAGTGGTCGCCAGCACTGACTGTATCTAAAG TGCTTTTGTCCATATGCTCTCTACTTTGTGACCCTAATCCAGATGACCCTTTAGTACCAGATATTGCACAAATCTACAAGTCAGACAAGGAAAA AATAGAAGATCATGACTCTTCTAAGCCAGCTTTCCCAGTTGCGTGCCTTCAATGTGTGTTAGAATTACAGCTCCTAGAATTtctctgtgtgatttttttcgtGGGAATTCTGGATGTTGCAATAGGACTGAAGAAGGCCTTTCTAAGCACTTGTATCTTGTAG